Genomic window (Sphingomonas sp. HF-S4):
ATCGAATTCGGGATGAAGCCGGGCGACGAACTCGTTCTCCAGACGACGATCTGCGACGAGATACGGTTGAGCGGCCGCGCGGTATTCATCGATCATGTTGGTGCCAATCCCGAGTGGCGCACGCACCACACCCCGGCGATGTACGGCTTCGAAAGCTATATCTCGGTGCCGATCATCCTGGCCGACGGCAGCTTTTTCGGCACGCTCTGCGCACTAGATCCGGCCGAGCGCGAGAAATCGCTGGCGGCCGCCTTGCCGCAGCTCGAAGCGATGGCGGCAACGATCGCCGTCGAACTCGATCGGCTCCGCGCGGCAGCCTAGTTTGGGCCCTAGCG
Coding sequences:
- a CDS encoding GAF domain-containing protein → MTYSYDTDISAVQHVPSIEATLQQVCALTGMGFAAVARVTSERWIACQVLDRIEFGMKPGDELVLQTTICDEIRLSGRAVFIDHVGANPEWRTHHTPAMYGFESYISVPIILADGSFFGTLCALDPAEREKSLAAALPQLEAMAATIAVELDRLRAAA